In one Silvibacterium dinghuense genomic region, the following are encoded:
- a CDS encoding helix-turn-helix transcriptional regulator yields the protein MDTFLNETQVSEMLQVSLACLRRWRLIGKGPEYKKIGPLVRYRPEAISQWVEKLPSGGNGRRYEPHHRVGIR from the coding sequence ATGGATACGTTTCTGAACGAAACGCAAGTATCTGAGATGCTGCAGGTCAGCCTGGCCTGCTTGAGGCGCTGGCGTTTGATTGGCAAAGGGCCGGAATACAAGAAGATTGGACCTTTAGTGCGGTATCGTCCTGAGGCTATATCGCAGTGGGTGGAGAAACTGCCATCCGGCGGCAATGGCCGTCGATACGAACCACACCACCGCGTTGGAATCCGCTGA
- a CDS encoding tyrosine-type recombinase/integrase, with protein MDQREREGTGPIWHEDILGRQIQPATKDLGLPHITWRFLRHWGATHMMELGIPVKTVQERLGHSRPDILLKHYVHVLDGSAERAAAVLSTGLANGSSVSDSP; from the coding sequence TTGGATCAGAGAGAAAGAGAGGGAACAGGTCCCATCTGGCATGAAGACATCCTAGGGCGGCAAATTCAACCTGCTACGAAAGATCTTGGATTGCCACACATCACATGGCGTTTTCTAAGGCATTGGGGTGCAACCCACATGATGGAGTTGGGCATTCCCGTAAAAACTGTGCAGGAACGCCTGGGTCATTCCCGTCCAGACATCCTTCTTAAGCACTATGTTCATGTCCTTGACGGATCGGCTGAAAGGGCAGCTGCTGTGCTGAGTACGGGCTTAGCAAATGGGTCTTCCGTTTCGGACTCGCCTTGA